The Kogia breviceps isolate mKogBre1 chromosome 4, mKogBre1 haplotype 1, whole genome shotgun sequence genome window below encodes:
- the MPND gene encoding MPN domain-containing protein isoform X4 — protein MAAPEPLSPAGGAGEEAPDEDEDEAEAEDSERPGASGGARSGGGGGGGGGGAGPGSCGGPGGALTRRAVTLRVLLKDALLEPGAGVLSIYYLGKKFVGDLQPDGRIVWQETGQVFNSPSAWATHCKKLVNPAKKSGCGWASVKYKGQKLDKYKAAWLRRNQLHIPAAAADESPASEGEEEELMMEEEEEEVLTGASAEDKSRRPAVKGPSEPVHPEATPPGKRVENKIRVPVRYCMLGSRDSARNPHTLVEVTSFAAINKFQPFNVAISSNVLFLLDFHSHLTRSQVVGYLGGRWDINSQMLTVLRAFPCRSRLGDADTAAAMEEEIYQSLLLRGLSLVGWYHSHPYSPALPSLQDIEAQMDYQLRLQGSSNGFQPCLALLCSPYYSGNPGPESKISPFWVMPPPEQRPSDYGIPMDVEMAYVQDGFLTNDVLHEMMLLVEFYKGAPDLVRFQEPWNQEHTYLDKLKISLASRTPKDQGLCHVLEQVYSVLKQES, from the exons atggcag CTCCGGAGCCGCTGTCCCCCGCGGGCGGCGCGGGCGAGGAGGCGCCAGACGAGGACGAGGACGAGGCGGAGGCCGAGGACTCTGAGCGGCCGGGGGCATCGGGTGGCGCGCGCAgcggcggcggaggcggcggcggtggcggcggggccgggccaGGGAGCTGCGGCGGGCCGGGGGGCGCGCTCACCAGGCGCGCCGTCACGCTGCGGGTCCTCCTCAAAGACGCGCTGCTGGAGCCCGGCGCCGGGGTGCTGTCCATCTACTATCTG GGGAAGAAGTTCGTGGGAGACCTGCAGCCCGATGGGAGGATTGTGTGGCAGGAAACCGGCCAGGTGTTCAACTCACCCAGCGCCTGGGCCACCCATTGCAAGAAGCTGGTGAACCCGGCCAAGAAGTCTGGCTGTGGCTGGGCCTCTGTCAAGTACAAGGGCCAGAAACTGGACAAGTACAAGGCTGCCTGGCTCCGGCGAAACCAGCTCCATATACCTGCAGCTGCCGCCGATGAG AGCCCGGCCAgcgaaggagaggaggaggagctaatgatggaggaagaggaggaggaggttctGACAGGAGCCTCAGCGGAGGACAAGAGTCGGAGACCAGCTGTGAAGGGCCCCTCGGAGCCTGTCCACCCTg AGGCCACGCCCCCAGGGAAAAGGGTGGAAAACAAGATCCGGGTACCTGTGCGCTACTGCATGCTGGGTAGTCGAGACTCTGCCAG GAACCCGCACACCCTGGTGGAAGTAACATCCTTCGCAGCTATCAACAAGTTCCAGCCGTTCAACGTGGCCATCTCTAGCAACGTGCTGTTCCTGCTG gactTCCACAGCCACCTGACCCGCAGCCAGGTCGTGGGGTACCTGGGCGGCCGCTGGGACATCAACAGTCAGA TGCTCACGGTGCTGAGAGCCTTCCCCTGTCGGAGCCGGCTGGGGGACGCGGATACCGCGGCCGCCATGGAAGAGGAG ATTTACCAGAGCCTGCTCCTGCGGGGCCTGTCGCTGGTGGGCTGGTACCATAGCCACCCGTACAGCCCGGCGCTGCCGTCGCTGCAGGACATCGAGGCGCAGATGGACTACCAGCTGCGGCTGCAGGGCTCCAGCAACGGCTTCCAGCCGTGCCTCGCCCTGCTCTGCT ccccttacTACTCTGGTAACCCGGGCCCAGAGTCCAAGATCTCGCCCTTCTGGGTGATGCCGCCCCCTGAG CAAAGGCCCAGTGACTATGGCATCCCCATGGACGTGGAAATGGCCTACGTCCAGGATGGCTTCCTGACTAATGACGTCCTTCATGAGATG ATGCTGCTGGTGGAGTTCTACAAGGGCGCCCCTGACCTCGTCAGGTTCCAGGAGCCTTGGAACCAGGAGCACACCTACCTCGACAAGCTCAAG ATCTCCCTGGCCAGCAGGACGCCCAAGGACCAGGGCCTGTGCCACGTGCTGGAGCAGGTTTACAGCGTCCTCAAGCAGGAGAGCTGA
- the MPND gene encoding MPN domain-containing protein isoform X3, which translates to MAAPEPLSPAGGAGEEAPDEDEDEAEAEDSERPGASGGARSGGGGGGGGGGAGPGSCGGPGGALTRRAVTLRVLLKDALLEPGAGVLSIYYLGKKFVGDLQPDGRIVWQETGQVFNSPSAWATHCKKLVNPAKKSGCGWASVKYKGQKLDKYKAAWLRRNQLHIPAAAADESPASEGEEEELMMEEEEEEVLTGASAEDKSRRPAVKGPSEPVHPEATPPGKRVENKIRVPVRYCMLGSRDSARNPHTLVEVTSFAAINKFQPFNVAISSNVLFLLDFHSHLTRSQVVGYLGGRWDINSQSGYLGPVGRGVFGAGVDVHAFSRLRAVLTVLRAFPCRSRLGDADTAAAMEEEIYQSLLLRGLSLVGWYHSHPYSPALPSLQDIEAQMDYQLRLQGSSNGFQPCLALLCSPYYSGNPGPESKISPFWVMPPPEQRPSDYGIPMDVEMAYVQDGFLTNDVLHEMMLLVEFYKGAPDLVRFQEPWNQEHTYLDKLKISLASRTPKDQGLCHVLEQVYSVLKQES; encoded by the exons atggcag CTCCGGAGCCGCTGTCCCCCGCGGGCGGCGCGGGCGAGGAGGCGCCAGACGAGGACGAGGACGAGGCGGAGGCCGAGGACTCTGAGCGGCCGGGGGCATCGGGTGGCGCGCGCAgcggcggcggaggcggcggcggtggcggcggggccgggccaGGGAGCTGCGGCGGGCCGGGGGGCGCGCTCACCAGGCGCGCCGTCACGCTGCGGGTCCTCCTCAAAGACGCGCTGCTGGAGCCCGGCGCCGGGGTGCTGTCCATCTACTATCTG GGGAAGAAGTTCGTGGGAGACCTGCAGCCCGATGGGAGGATTGTGTGGCAGGAAACCGGCCAGGTGTTCAACTCACCCAGCGCCTGGGCCACCCATTGCAAGAAGCTGGTGAACCCGGCCAAGAAGTCTGGCTGTGGCTGGGCCTCTGTCAAGTACAAGGGCCAGAAACTGGACAAGTACAAGGCTGCCTGGCTCCGGCGAAACCAGCTCCATATACCTGCAGCTGCCGCCGATGAG AGCCCGGCCAgcgaaggagaggaggaggagctaatgatggaggaagaggaggaggaggttctGACAGGAGCCTCAGCGGAGGACAAGAGTCGGAGACCAGCTGTGAAGGGCCCCTCGGAGCCTGTCCACCCTg AGGCCACGCCCCCAGGGAAAAGGGTGGAAAACAAGATCCGGGTACCTGTGCGCTACTGCATGCTGGGTAGTCGAGACTCTGCCAG GAACCCGCACACCCTGGTGGAAGTAACATCCTTCGCAGCTATCAACAAGTTCCAGCCGTTCAACGTGGCCATCTCTAGCAACGTGCTGTTCCTGCTG gactTCCACAGCCACCTGACCCGCAGCCAGGTCGTGGGGTACCTGGGCGGCCGCTGGGACATCAACAGTCAGAGTGGGTATTTGGGGCCTGTGGGCAGGGGGGTGTTTGGGGCTGGGGTCGATGTCCATGCCTTCTCCCGCCTCCGCGCAGTGCTCACGGTGCTGAGAGCCTTCCCCTGTCGGAGCCGGCTGGGGGACGCGGATACCGCGGCCGCCATGGAAGAGGAG ATTTACCAGAGCCTGCTCCTGCGGGGCCTGTCGCTGGTGGGCTGGTACCATAGCCACCCGTACAGCCCGGCGCTGCCGTCGCTGCAGGACATCGAGGCGCAGATGGACTACCAGCTGCGGCTGCAGGGCTCCAGCAACGGCTTCCAGCCGTGCCTCGCCCTGCTCTGCT ccccttacTACTCTGGTAACCCGGGCCCAGAGTCCAAGATCTCGCCCTTCTGGGTGATGCCGCCCCCTGAG CAAAGGCCCAGTGACTATGGCATCCCCATGGACGTGGAAATGGCCTACGTCCAGGATGGCTTCCTGACTAATGACGTCCTTCATGAGATG ATGCTGCTGGTGGAGTTCTACAAGGGCGCCCCTGACCTCGTCAGGTTCCAGGAGCCTTGGAACCAGGAGCACACCTACCTCGACAAGCTCAAG ATCTCCCTGGCCAGCAGGACGCCCAAGGACCAGGGCCTGTGCCACGTGCTGGAGCAGGTTTACAGCGTCCTCAAGCAGGAGAGCTGA
- the MPND gene encoding MPN domain-containing protein isoform X2, producing the protein MAAPEPLSPAGGAGEEAPDEDEDEAEAEDSERPGASGGARSGGGGGGGGGGAGPGSCGGPGGALTRRAVTLRVLLKDALLEPGAGVLSIYYLGKKFVGDLQPDGRIVWQETGQVFNSPSAWATHCKKLVNPAKKSGCGWASVKYKGQKLDKYKAAWLRRNQLHIPAAAADEWAPGATTGTEGSGQPEVSLELAGRVGSSQLKVPSLSPQPRPRQSPASEGEEEELMMEEEEEEVLTGASAEDKSRRPAVKGPSEPVHPEATPPGKRVENKIRVPVRYCMLGSRDSARNPHTLVEVTSFAAINKFQPFNVAISSNVLFLLDFHSHLTRSQVVGYLGGRWDINSQMLTVLRAFPCRSRLGDADTAAAMEEEIYQSLLLRGLSLVGWYHSHPYSPALPSLQDIEAQMDYQLRLQGSSNGFQPCLALLCSPYYSGNPGPESKISPFWVMPPPEQRPSDYGIPMDVEMAYVQDGFLTNDVLHEMMLLVEFYKGAPDLVRFQEPWNQEHTYLDKLKISLASRTPKDQGLCHVLEQVYSVLKQES; encoded by the exons atggcag CTCCGGAGCCGCTGTCCCCCGCGGGCGGCGCGGGCGAGGAGGCGCCAGACGAGGACGAGGACGAGGCGGAGGCCGAGGACTCTGAGCGGCCGGGGGCATCGGGTGGCGCGCGCAgcggcggcggaggcggcggcggtggcggcggggccgggccaGGGAGCTGCGGCGGGCCGGGGGGCGCGCTCACCAGGCGCGCCGTCACGCTGCGGGTCCTCCTCAAAGACGCGCTGCTGGAGCCCGGCGCCGGGGTGCTGTCCATCTACTATCTG GGGAAGAAGTTCGTGGGAGACCTGCAGCCCGATGGGAGGATTGTGTGGCAGGAAACCGGCCAGGTGTTCAACTCACCCAGCGCCTGGGCCACCCATTGCAAGAAGCTGGTGAACCCGGCCAAGAAGTCTGGCTGTGGCTGGGCCTCTGTCAAGTACAAGGGCCAGAAACTGGACAAGTACAAGGCTGCCTGGCTCCGGCGAAACCAGCTCCATATACCTGCAGCTGCCGCCGATGAG tgggCACCTGGGGCAACGACAGGAACCGAAGGCTCAGGCCAGCCAGAGGTCTCTTTGGAACTTGCCGGGAGGGTAGGGAGCAGCCAGCTGAAAGTCCCGTCGCTGTCCCCCCAACCCCGACCCCGCCAGAGCCCGGCCAgcgaaggagaggaggaggagctaatgatggaggaagaggaggaggaggttctGACAGGAGCCTCAGCGGAGGACAAGAGTCGGAGACCAGCTGTGAAGGGCCCCTCGGAGCCTGTCCACCCTg AGGCCACGCCCCCAGGGAAAAGGGTGGAAAACAAGATCCGGGTACCTGTGCGCTACTGCATGCTGGGTAGTCGAGACTCTGCCAG GAACCCGCACACCCTGGTGGAAGTAACATCCTTCGCAGCTATCAACAAGTTCCAGCCGTTCAACGTGGCCATCTCTAGCAACGTGCTGTTCCTGCTG gactTCCACAGCCACCTGACCCGCAGCCAGGTCGTGGGGTACCTGGGCGGCCGCTGGGACATCAACAGTCAGA TGCTCACGGTGCTGAGAGCCTTCCCCTGTCGGAGCCGGCTGGGGGACGCGGATACCGCGGCCGCCATGGAAGAGGAG ATTTACCAGAGCCTGCTCCTGCGGGGCCTGTCGCTGGTGGGCTGGTACCATAGCCACCCGTACAGCCCGGCGCTGCCGTCGCTGCAGGACATCGAGGCGCAGATGGACTACCAGCTGCGGCTGCAGGGCTCCAGCAACGGCTTCCAGCCGTGCCTCGCCCTGCTCTGCT ccccttacTACTCTGGTAACCCGGGCCCAGAGTCCAAGATCTCGCCCTTCTGGGTGATGCCGCCCCCTGAG CAAAGGCCCAGTGACTATGGCATCCCCATGGACGTGGAAATGGCCTACGTCCAGGATGGCTTCCTGACTAATGACGTCCTTCATGAGATG ATGCTGCTGGTGGAGTTCTACAAGGGCGCCCCTGACCTCGTCAGGTTCCAGGAGCCTTGGAACCAGGAGCACACCTACCTCGACAAGCTCAAG ATCTCCCTGGCCAGCAGGACGCCCAAGGACCAGGGCCTGTGCCACGTGCTGGAGCAGGTTTACAGCGTCCTCAAGCAGGAGAGCTGA
- the MPND gene encoding MPN domain-containing protein isoform X1, translated as MAAPEPLSPAGGAGEEAPDEDEDEAEAEDSERPGASGGARSGGGGGGGGGGAGPGSCGGPGGALTRRAVTLRVLLKDALLEPGAGVLSIYYLGKKFVGDLQPDGRIVWQETGQVFNSPSAWATHCKKLVNPAKKSGCGWASVKYKGQKLDKYKAAWLRRNQLHIPAAAADEWAPGATTGTEGSGQPEVSLELAGRVGSSQLKVPSLSPQPRPRQSPASEGEEEELMMEEEEEEVLTGASAEDKSRRPAVKGPSEPVHPEATPPGKRVENKIRVPVRYCMLGSRDSARNPHTLVEVTSFAAINKFQPFNVAISSNVLFLLDFHSHLTRSQVVGYLGGRWDINSQSGYLGPVGRGVFGAGVDVHAFSRLRAVLTVLRAFPCRSRLGDADTAAAMEEEIYQSLLLRGLSLVGWYHSHPYSPALPSLQDIEAQMDYQLRLQGSSNGFQPCLALLCSPYYSGNPGPESKISPFWVMPPPEQRPSDYGIPMDVEMAYVQDGFLTNDVLHEMMLLVEFYKGAPDLVRFQEPWNQEHTYLDKLKISLASRTPKDQGLCHVLEQVYSVLKQES; from the exons atggcag CTCCGGAGCCGCTGTCCCCCGCGGGCGGCGCGGGCGAGGAGGCGCCAGACGAGGACGAGGACGAGGCGGAGGCCGAGGACTCTGAGCGGCCGGGGGCATCGGGTGGCGCGCGCAgcggcggcggaggcggcggcggtggcggcggggccgggccaGGGAGCTGCGGCGGGCCGGGGGGCGCGCTCACCAGGCGCGCCGTCACGCTGCGGGTCCTCCTCAAAGACGCGCTGCTGGAGCCCGGCGCCGGGGTGCTGTCCATCTACTATCTG GGGAAGAAGTTCGTGGGAGACCTGCAGCCCGATGGGAGGATTGTGTGGCAGGAAACCGGCCAGGTGTTCAACTCACCCAGCGCCTGGGCCACCCATTGCAAGAAGCTGGTGAACCCGGCCAAGAAGTCTGGCTGTGGCTGGGCCTCTGTCAAGTACAAGGGCCAGAAACTGGACAAGTACAAGGCTGCCTGGCTCCGGCGAAACCAGCTCCATATACCTGCAGCTGCCGCCGATGAG tgggCACCTGGGGCAACGACAGGAACCGAAGGCTCAGGCCAGCCAGAGGTCTCTTTGGAACTTGCCGGGAGGGTAGGGAGCAGCCAGCTGAAAGTCCCGTCGCTGTCCCCCCAACCCCGACCCCGCCAGAGCCCGGCCAgcgaaggagaggaggaggagctaatgatggaggaagaggaggaggaggttctGACAGGAGCCTCAGCGGAGGACAAGAGTCGGAGACCAGCTGTGAAGGGCCCCTCGGAGCCTGTCCACCCTg AGGCCACGCCCCCAGGGAAAAGGGTGGAAAACAAGATCCGGGTACCTGTGCGCTACTGCATGCTGGGTAGTCGAGACTCTGCCAG GAACCCGCACACCCTGGTGGAAGTAACATCCTTCGCAGCTATCAACAAGTTCCAGCCGTTCAACGTGGCCATCTCTAGCAACGTGCTGTTCCTGCTG gactTCCACAGCCACCTGACCCGCAGCCAGGTCGTGGGGTACCTGGGCGGCCGCTGGGACATCAACAGTCAGAGTGGGTATTTGGGGCCTGTGGGCAGGGGGGTGTTTGGGGCTGGGGTCGATGTCCATGCCTTCTCCCGCCTCCGCGCAGTGCTCACGGTGCTGAGAGCCTTCCCCTGTCGGAGCCGGCTGGGGGACGCGGATACCGCGGCCGCCATGGAAGAGGAG ATTTACCAGAGCCTGCTCCTGCGGGGCCTGTCGCTGGTGGGCTGGTACCATAGCCACCCGTACAGCCCGGCGCTGCCGTCGCTGCAGGACATCGAGGCGCAGATGGACTACCAGCTGCGGCTGCAGGGCTCCAGCAACGGCTTCCAGCCGTGCCTCGCCCTGCTCTGCT ccccttacTACTCTGGTAACCCGGGCCCAGAGTCCAAGATCTCGCCCTTCTGGGTGATGCCGCCCCCTGAG CAAAGGCCCAGTGACTATGGCATCCCCATGGACGTGGAAATGGCCTACGTCCAGGATGGCTTCCTGACTAATGACGTCCTTCATGAGATG ATGCTGCTGGTGGAGTTCTACAAGGGCGCCCCTGACCTCGTCAGGTTCCAGGAGCCTTGGAACCAGGAGCACACCTACCTCGACAAGCTCAAG ATCTCCCTGGCCAGCAGGACGCCCAAGGACCAGGGCCTGTGCCACGTGCTGGAGCAGGTTTACAGCGTCCTCAAGCAGGAGAGCTGA